Below is a genomic region from Citrobacter europaeus.
ATTTATCAGGTCGAGCACGAAAATTATCTGGCTTTTTTTCACCTTTTTTATTAGGATTCCTCCTATCTGATGATTAATTGTACCAATTGTTTGGTGCCTAAATGATAAGTGATTTCGATAGTATGAGGTTAGCGATGCCTTCAGGAAACCAGCCAGCACGCCGGGATCCCGCAATGAAACGTAAAGCCTGGTTCGCTGTGTTTCTTGGCTCTGCGATATTCTGGATCATCGTCGCGCTCGTGGCCTGGAATGTGTGGGAGTAGGTGATGTCCACACCGGAACAACGCTCCACCGCAACGCCATCTCCTGACTCTCGTGAACATGAGAGTCAACGCGACGCAGAGAATAAGCCGAATATTCCTGTGACCTGGAAACTCTCTCCTGAACAGCGGGCCTTTATCGATCTGTTTGCTGATGATGATGAACAGAAACAATAATTGATATGTTTTTTATTACTATTATTAGCCCACCGTCTCGTATCTCTACTAATTAATTCCGAACAAGCGCCCTGAGCCACGTTAATCCGCGTATTATCGAGTGGCCGTTGTCTGTTACACATTCACCGTTTAAATTTTCATTGCTTTAACCTTTCTCTCGCCATTGACTTCACCTGCCACTTTTATCAATTTGAGTTGTTATCAAAGCGTTACATTTTGTTTGTGTTATCTTTAATACTAACCCTGAAGAAAATCAGGGGATCCAACCCTGTCATTTAAGGAGGAGCTATGTCGTCGACCCTACGAGAAGCCAGTAAGGACACATTGCAGGTTAAAGATAAAACCTACCGTTACTACAGTCTGCCGCTGGCCGCGAAATCACTGGGTGATATCACCCGCCTACCTAAGTCGCTAAAAGTTTTGCTGGAAAACCTGCTTCGTTGGCAGGACGGAAATTCTGTTACTGAAGAAGATATTCATGCGCTCGCGCATTGGCTGAAAACCGCCCATGCCGATCGTGAAATTGCCTATCGACCTGCTCGCGTTTTGATGCAGGATTTTACCGGCGTGCCGGCGGTGGTCGATCTGGCCGCCATGCGCGAAGCGGTGAAACGTCTGGGTGGGGATACGGCAAAAGTGAATCCGCTTTCGCCAGTGGATCTGGTCATTGACCACTCGGTAACGGTGGATCGTTTCGGTGATGATGATGCTTTCGAAGAAAACGTTCGTCTGGAAATGGAACGTAACCATGAGCGTTATGTGTTCCTGAAATGGGGACAGCAGGCATTTAGTCGCTTCAGCGTTGTGCCGCCGGGGACGGGGATTTGCCATCAGGTTAACCTTGAATACCTGGGCAAAGCCGTCTGGAGCGAGTTACAGGACGGTGAGTGGGTGGCTTATCCCGATACGCTGGTCGGTACCGATTCTCATACGACGATGATTAATGGTCTCGGTGTACTGGGCTGGGGCGTTGGAGGCATTGAAGCCGAAGCGGCAATGCTGGGTCAACCCGTCTCAATGCTTATCCCCGATGTTGTGGGCTTTAAACTGGTGGGCAAGCTGCGGGAAGGTATCACCGCGACTGACCTGGTTCTGACCGTCACCCAGATGCTGCGTAAGCACGGCGTGGTCGGTAAATTTGTTGAATTCTACGGTGATGGGCTGGACACCTTACCGCTGGCCGACCGGGCAACCATTGCGAATATGTCGCCGGAATACGGCGCAACCTGCGGTTTCTTCCCGATCGATGACATCACCCTCGAATACATGCGTCTGAGTGGGCGAAGTGAGGAGCAGGTTGAGCTGGTCAGCGCTTACGCCAAAGCGCAGGGCATGTGGCGTAACGCCGGCGATGAACCCGTATTTACCAGTTCGCTGGAGCTGGATATGGGCAGCGTGGAGGCAAGTCTTGCCGGACCAAAGCGCCCGCAGGATCGGGTGGCGCTGGCTGATGTACCGAAAGCTTTTTCGGCCAGTAATGAACTTGAGGTGAATAGCTCGCTGAAAGACCGTCAGCCCGTGGACTACACCATGAGCGGCCAGCAGTATAAGCTGCCGGACGGTGCGGTGGTGATAGCCGCTATCACTTCCTGTACCAACACCTCCAACCCAAGCGTACTGATGGCGGCGGGGCTACTGGCGAAAAAAGCAGTGACGCTGGGTCTGAAACGTCAGCCGTGGGTAAAAGCCTCGCTGGCGCCTGGATCGAAGGTGGTCTCTGATTATCTGGCACAGGCCGGGTTCACACCGTACCTTGATGAGCTGGGATTCAATCTTGTAGGTTATGGCTGTACCACCTGTATAGGTAACTCTGGGCCTTTACCC
It encodes:
- a CDS encoding YmiA family putative membrane protein — translated: MRLAMPSGNQPARRDPAMKRKAWFAVFLGSAIFWIIVALVAWNVWE
- the acnA gene encoding aconitate hydratase AcnA, whose product is MSSTLREASKDTLQVKDKTYRYYSLPLAAKSLGDITRLPKSLKVLLENLLRWQDGNSVTEEDIHALAHWLKTAHADREIAYRPARVLMQDFTGVPAVVDLAAMREAVKRLGGDTAKVNPLSPVDLVIDHSVTVDRFGDDDAFEENVRLEMERNHERYVFLKWGQQAFSRFSVVPPGTGICHQVNLEYLGKAVWSELQDGEWVAYPDTLVGTDSHTTMINGLGVLGWGVGGIEAEAAMLGQPVSMLIPDVVGFKLVGKLREGITATDLVLTVTQMLRKHGVVGKFVEFYGDGLDTLPLADRATIANMSPEYGATCGFFPIDDITLEYMRLSGRSEEQVELVSAYAKAQGMWRNAGDEPVFTSSLELDMGSVEASLAGPKRPQDRVALADVPKAFSASNELEVNSSLKDRQPVDYTMSGQQYKLPDGAVVIAAITSCTNTSNPSVLMAAGLLAKKAVTLGLKRQPWVKASLAPGSKVVSDYLAQAGFTPYLDELGFNLVGYGCTTCIGNSGPLPDPIETAIKKGDLTVGAVLSGNRNFEGRIHPLVKTNWLASPPLVVAYALAGNMNINLTKDPLGHDRKGDPVYLKDIWPTAQEIARAVEQVSTAMFHKEYAEVFEGTPEWKAIQVDRADTYGWQSDSTYIRLSPFFDGMQATPDPVQDIHGARILAMLGDSVTTDHISPAGSIKPDSPAGRYLQSHGVERKDFNSYGSRRGNHEVMMRGTFANIRIRNEMVPGVEGGMTRHLPGTEVVAIYDAAMQYQQENVPLAVIAGKEYGSGSSRDWAAKGPRLLGVRVVIAESFERIHRSNLIGMGILPLEFPQGVTRKTLGLTGEEAIDITDLQNIKPGATVPVSMVRPDGRKEVILCRCRIDTATELTYYQNDGILHYVIRNMLN